One Rhinolophus sinicus isolate RSC01 linkage group LG06, ASM3656204v1, whole genome shotgun sequence DNA window includes the following coding sequences:
- the TMEM86A gene encoding lysoplasmalogenase TMEM86A has product MVSPVTVVKSEGPKLVPFFKATCVYFVLWLPTSNPSWVSALIKCLPIFCLWLFLLAHGLGFLLAHPSATRIFVGLVFSALGDAFLIWQDQGYFEYGLLMFAVTHMLYASAFGMRPLALRTGVVMAVLSGLSYAFLYPGLSGAFTYLVGVYVAIISFMGWRAIAGLRLVGAAWRWTELAAGSGALLFIISDLTIALNKFCFPVPYSRALIMSTYYAAQMLIALSAVESRDPVEDYRLSKAN; this is encoded by the exons ATGGTGTCCCCGGTCACCGTG GTGAAGAGTGAGGGACCCAAGCTGGTGCCCTTCTTCAAGGCCACCTGCGTGTATTTTGTGCTCTGGCTGCCCACATCCAACCCATCGTGGGTCAGCGCCCTCATCAAGTGCCTGCCCATCTTCTGCCTCTGGCTCTTCCTTCTGGCCCACGGCCTAGGATTCCTGCTGGCCCACCCCAGTGCCACCCGAATCTTTGTGGGGCTCGTCTTCTCCGCCCTAGGTGATGCCTTCCTCATCTGGCAGGACCAGGGCTACTTTGAATACG GTCTACTGATGTTTGCTGTGACCCACATGCTCTACGCCTCAGCCTTTGGCATGAGGCCACTGGCTCTTCGGACAGGTGTGGTGATGGCAGTGCTGTCGGGCCTGTCCTATGCCTTCCTCTACCCAGGCCTTTCGGGTGCCTTCACCTACCTGGTGGGGGTCTACGTGGCCATTATCAGCTTCATGGGCTGGCGGGCAATAGCAGGGCTACGGCTGGTTGGAGCAGCCTGGCGCTGGACTGAGCTGGCGGCGGGCAGTGGTGCACTGCTCTTTATCATCTCAGACCTGACCATCGCCCTCAATAAGTTCTGCTTCCCCGTGCCCTACTCGCGGGCACTCATCATGTCCACTTACTATGCCGCCCAGATGCTCATTGCCCTGTCAGCTGTTGAGAGCCGGGATCCAGTGGAAGACTACAGATTGAGCAAGGCCAACTGA